The Amphiura filiformis chromosome 15, Afil_fr2py, whole genome shotgun sequence region AAAAAgatacacttttgggcaggttttcaattttgagtattttacatatcttaagggatctaaaatgagcgtttattgcgtttcgacagtatttttgtgggacatgagagcacctcagacctatcgaattgcattctgaatacgaagcatgtctttctgatatcaaataattttcatttttgaaaatcacaatataatacaaattttatgacaaattataaaaatttgatatttttcaaattgttgatatataacagtcctcaaagtaaattatataaatctaatgatatattcttaaagtgtatgtagcagggaggaaaagccgacggtcaattgacaattttgacctttcatattgaagatatggatttttttccaaaaagacctaattttttttggtgttttttttttaaaaaaatccatatcttcaatacgaaaggtcaaaattttcaattgatcgtcggcttttcatcccacctacatacactaagtataaatcatcagatttataaagtttacttcaagtactgttaaatatcaaaaatatcaatttttaatgatttgccataaaatgtgtattaaattgcgaatttcaaaaatcaaaattatttgatatcagaatgacattcttcgtattcagaatgcaattcgatatgtctgatgtgctataatgtcccaaaataaatactgtccaaacgttcataccccagcccttaaatagagatattttgctccacaacgccgttttccccattgAACaatggacattcctaagcgaagatattgagttcgtgaATTATAGTgttttaaaattggaaattgagatatcggcctttaattatattattgacaatgttgagagtaggaatgatcttgaaaaatgtctcaaaaatacaagatgccagttatattcccgtctgaaactatcagacaatattttaagcattatttaaggccaagtaaaataaataacgtgtatatcgtccccgccctcaccggtttttggagatttttaaatattgttgttatttttcctatttgcttctatactttgtttctaaaattgttgtgatgaaatgacatgtttagaaattcttggttatcatttataaacacattgcaaacacttccttcaagctaggggtagggctttggggaaatcaaaaatattaggggcctctccgattttatgatgtgttgacaaacattattttgcaattgcaattttacacagaaatgaatggtaaaaaaaacccacaataacaaataataaagacctccctcaccaatttttgaaaaagtctggACGATAtgcatgttatttttttatttggccttagcatcataaatttgcaacaaacccaaattgtgaaaaaaatcatgcGCGggctttttttggtttttttgttgcaatttctcCATTTtccaatcctgcccaaaagtgtgtccttgcgatataccacgtcacaatttatgttctgttatgttacaattcaaaaaattaaaaaacaagtgGCATTCCAATCATAAATGGATGGTTTATCAATTCTGTGTTGCATAAACTATTGTAAATAATAGTACGAGCTACCATATAAAATACGCAGTTGCTTTTAATAGTCCAAGAGATGTGTAGTATAATCTTTTTGCTTTTCTCATTCATTTTCATAATTACTTAtctttatgtaacaaattcacaGGCAAATACAAGTTTATAAATCATGCTACCTTTGACGGACCAGATTTTGAGGCATTCCGAGGACCATCAAAGGAATTTACAGAAGTTGGAAACAAGGGACAAGGACCACCAGGACATCAAAAGTTCTTCCcaggtaaggggctgtgcaataattatgagccctgggggaggataaaattgggggaaggggcaagacatttttggcgagccgaaagggggggcaagcgatttttggcgggccgagagggggggcaagcgatttttggcgagccgtttagaaattttacccccggggggctcataattattgcacggccCCTAAAGTATGTTTGCTtgtagagagaaagaaagagacagAATGGCAACAATTATAAAGGCTTTAAATGGGAATCTCATATTTTTTCTTTGGGGTAAAAATCATATTGGAAAAGGCAATTTATAGTAATTCCAAAACCCCGCAACTATCGATTCCACACTACCTAATTTGTATGAAATCATATACCTTTTCTGGTTCTATGATGAAATAAAGCAATATGTACCACAGAAATGTCGATTTTCGGTTCCAAGAATAGGCCATATTGCTTTAGTTCTGCTTTTTTTTCGGTTAAGTATTGCTGTCAAACGGTATacggtgttacgagtcgtacagactcaaggccaaaatcaccttgtacccaaattcacacgaatgcacaacacaaatacactttttgattaagctaacaaaatctaagtctttaattgaaagtaagatatgattggtacaatatatgacaaacaATGCACATACAGTAATAATCAAATACAATAATATTCTTTAAACTAatcagtacttagccagcattcttcttcttgatggtaacaattgttctggacggctgatgtgtATATacttattcgcttgtcctgcgaaaatcagcgaagtccattgtacacttgcattgataaatatccttgcgaataaaatcctcacacaaaaaatggcgttgctttctccaaacacttatctccttgcgctgctctACAAACGCTTAaccccttgcgctgctttctccaaaaaatgGTGGTATTTCCACCTTTCACGCAATATCTTCAGGCAGCAGAACTgcaatgcagttgtccccacttttTGATAGATGTGTTGTATCAAAACCGGACTTCAGCAAGTCAACAGAAGAATATacattcctttcttggaagaagtacgttctttaacgtattctagatcttctccgacaacactggcaggcagtagtacattgactacataaaatatatcTGGTTCGcattttcctttctttgaaggaattagAATCTAATCACATTAGCTAGCTaccccagatcaacactataaactgtgaagaatcatgtttacattttcttatataccaagcactgaaaaaaacccattctattaatagccaattactacctTCCCACTATGCtgcaatctgggaaattcccaagtcttaattataagaTTAACCTTTAACATGACATCAagtcctgaggggaatcccatgacatcacttcctgaggggattcCCATAttatgtcatcttcactttacaatcttaggggaattcccatatgatccaaaattagaaatgattcaatttgtttttgatcaagttgatgcaagaaaggggaatccctaaattgtctcatgaaatagattttaattgtaaacaaagataaatcatcaaattaaattactcagggcacatcacaacgtATGTAACCACCGTAATAAACCATTATGTAATCATTTACCTGTGCAATATATTCAGGCTCTATCTTCTTCAGGCCACCAGTTCTGTGTAATTTTTTTCTGTCTCCAACTGATAACCCGGGTGGATGCATTCCGGATGACCCGTTTTACGCAGTTAATGCCATGCATGCGGATATTTTCAGGACCATGTGGATTTACATCCTCTCCTCTCCGTGGTAGATAACTTATCACTCTTCAATGTTGCTAGGTTGCAACTATATAGCTGGTCGTAACAATGTTTTGTACGAAAAACCTTGTCATTCAtcttttcaatataaaacaatggaTGTGAATTTTTGAATTGTTAATCTGCATTCTGAGTAATTCAGCTGCCGATAAGAGTTCACAATACCTTCAGTAAGTTTGCCGCATAAAGCTTATATGTGAAAAATGGCCGGTATGGTATAGGTAATACTTCAGATACCGATAAGAATTCACAATACTTTCAGCAAATTTGCCCCATATAGCTACTAGtatgtaaaaataattatttctatTGTACTTTAATAGGTGGTTATGAAGAGTTTGCAACATCGACCGGCAAACCCTTGGCCCCTTGGCTACAGCGTGACAACAACTCACTGTGGATTCTAACTGGATTCAATGTAAGCAAACATTTAAGGGGGAAGGGTCGGGAAGTTTTAGACATTGTTtaatgttttgtattgtatctttaaaggtattatatttatttatttatttatttatttatttatttatttatttatttatttatttatttatttatttatttatttatttatttatttatttatttatttatttatttatttatttatttatttattgctatgACATTTGGTTTGTCAGAAACCGTATACTTCTGAACCATTAATTTTCAATACCAatgataccccccccccctctctttgtgtgttttaaaatgagtcAAAAGGTTATATAGCTAATAACTTGTTTTTATTGTGGTGTGTGAACAGTAGGATGCGCGCATTTTGTGGGGTGTGATTTAGCTTATGTGTCTATATGTGATAGTAATTTTTTATAATCACTGTCAAGTTATTAACAATGACAATGTTTTTGTGAAAACTTAGGTCGACAAGGGAAAAGAAGCAGAACtggctgattttgagaaaaactgGGGCATCAACAGTGGTGCAGATTTCATCTTGAACGCACCAAAGGAGCTCGGCATATCAAAGGTTgggttttacaagaagtttacaCCACGCCCAGCCTTAGATTACGTAATTAGGGCTGAGATTACTGGAATCAAAGATGATAGCATGACACCCGCATTGGAATTCCTGAAGAAATTGAGAGAATTTAAGTATCCAAGTTGCGTGACTGCATCCGATTCCGGACTGTATAAGACGGATCCGGAATATGTCATGTACCCGGAAGCTGGAAAGAGGGATCCTCCTACAGGTCATTCCTGGATTCCGGAATGATGATGCGAGGCGGGTTTTTTTACAGTAAACTGTTAGATTTTAGTTGACATATAAACACACATATCAGAGTCAGGATGTTAGAAGAACGAAACTGAAGATAATGAAGTCCATATGCAGTTATGAAAACATATAttcatttcgatttggatttggaagataccttctcttaaataacagtattgcgaaccaccagcatacataactcgatgtagagagtctttcctattcagaggaaatattgcaattacacaccttattggcttttaacaataaccaatgacactagcacatatcagagaagatgtaagaataggagggagaacagaattatatccttgagataatcccgtaggtaatcctgatgcacctattcatagtcctttattctcaagtggtgggttaaccaacaattaacaatgagaggacattcctgaacctcgttcagttggggatgatttgaagtgaccgccaattatgaccatttgatatttaataccaggaatgtgaaaaaaagaaataatgtagtgccaaaataatgtacccttttacggaaggagcaaagtttaacaagttataactccgcttctgcagtacgaatgtcagcggcgaatgtcaggttattatttcccagtatttaaaaaaaaggcagaggtgggaatcgatctcggtacctcccggttaaacagcactgtgcaagaccactaagccaactaaatatctgttgtgagatgtgtgacattaatctttgatattgcttaatggaaaaaatcgcggaattaaatcagtaataaaaaagaagtagattcttatatagcggtcaaattggataaaaggggaaatattcgtccctgctctaaagaaaatatagggtagaaaattatgaaataaatttaaattaaaaattgagattttatatttatttctttcacgaggcggcattatcacagacaaacactgtataagctaaaaactcgaccctcatcactagatgctgtcatagctcaatggtagagcatcagactgctgatatcaatatcgatggttcgagtcctcctgccagcaatggttgtatttatgattttaatgctacgctaaaatttgctaaatttt contains the following coding sequences:
- the LOC140171234 gene encoding uncharacterized protein, translating into MAAPRGPPQLSLYLVFNAFEEIPPPPDFPTFVEGWQYTGSYVRKNKCFLATQLHRNIDPQGKYKFINHATFDGPDFEAFRGPSKEFTEVGNKGQGPPGHQKFFPGGYEEFATSTGKPLAPWLQRDNNSLWILTGFNVDKGKEAELADFEKNWGINSGADFILNAPKELGISKVGFYKKFTPRPALDYVIRAEITGIKDDSMTPALEFLKKLREFKYPSCVTASDSGLYKTDPEYVMYPEAGKRDPPTGHSWIPE